The proteins below come from a single Corynebacterium glyciniphilum AJ 3170 genomic window:
- a CDS encoding Rv3212 family protein, with translation MNRLRLQQGGRVPTEQRSRTDLIVTALITVTVLLLVLGTWFFSDSRGTSRTEAGPGEAVAAPSAADAPPENLDEIWRTHSLPSDSGEPVLVDGTAVVRDGDRVSGVSVDDGQEAWSYSRDRELCGVAGNWGRVVVVYRGPKGCSDVTSLSASTGRYQDTRSALGSTDVRFFRSLDHIGVISDDRAELWRSDLVRTVETGHVEAPVKADVQPLDGCRFTSAQTRKDLLAVLADCDREDGKSTVSLQVADPEESSEPETTHEFTVPPDAELVGIAQEAAVIYVHGNGRRAADADDYAGSRFQVLHSDGSFDQHPADPSPTLAHLADGKGDDPFTAATGDLPHHMTWFNGDRLIGFGPTNLEPRFSVPALGSGAAMAGSLLVPVPDGIAVADWDTGSVERTVPVDRGDYDGPVSLRVQGDVVVEQRGDDMVALRQRP, from the coding sequence GTGAACCGGCTCCGTCTCCAGCAGGGCGGCAGAGTTCCCACTGAACAACGGTCGCGGACCGATCTGATCGTCACCGCACTGATCACGGTTACCGTACTGCTCCTGGTCCTGGGGACCTGGTTCTTCTCCGATTCCCGGGGTACATCCCGTACCGAAGCAGGCCCCGGTGAGGCCGTCGCGGCACCGTCGGCAGCCGATGCACCGCCGGAGAACCTCGACGAGATCTGGCGCACGCATTCGCTCCCGTCCGACTCCGGTGAGCCTGTCCTGGTGGACGGGACCGCCGTCGTCCGTGACGGTGACCGGGTGAGCGGTGTCTCCGTCGACGATGGTCAGGAAGCATGGAGTTACAGCCGCGACCGCGAGCTCTGTGGTGTCGCGGGTAACTGGGGGCGTGTCGTGGTTGTCTACCGCGGACCGAAAGGGTGCTCGGACGTCACGTCCCTCAGCGCCTCCACCGGCCGCTACCAGGACACCCGCTCCGCACTCGGCAGTACGGATGTCCGGTTCTTCCGCTCCCTCGACCACATTGGTGTGATCAGCGACGACCGGGCGGAACTGTGGCGTTCTGACCTCGTCCGTACGGTGGAGACCGGACACGTCGAGGCTCCTGTGAAGGCGGACGTGCAGCCGTTGGACGGATGCCGGTTCACGTCGGCACAGACCCGCAAGGACCTGCTCGCCGTCCTGGCCGACTGTGACCGTGAAGACGGCAAAAGCACCGTCAGCCTGCAGGTCGCCGATCCAGAGGAATCGAGTGAACCCGAGACGACTCACGAGTTCACCGTCCCGCCGGACGCGGAGCTGGTCGGGATCGCCCAGGAAGCTGCAGTGATCTACGTGCACGGCAACGGCCGTCGCGCCGCGGACGCCGATGACTACGCAGGCAGCAGATTCCAGGTCCTGCATTCCGACGGATCATTTGACCAGCACCCTGCTGACCCGTCACCCACGCTGGCTCACCTCGCCGACGGCAAAGGTGATGACCCGTTCACCGCCGCGACCGGGGACCTGCCGCACCACATGACGTGGTTCAACGGCGACCGCCTCATCGGATTCGGGCCGACCAACCTGGAACCGCGTTTCTCTGTCCCCGCGCTCGGCTCCGGGGCTGCCATGGCAGGATCACTCCTGGTGCCGGTGCCTGACGGCATCGCCGTGGCCGACTGGGACACCGGTTCCGTGGAACGCACCGTACCTGTCGACCGCGGAGACTACGACGGCCCGGTCAGTCTCCGGGTGCAGGGCGACGTGGTCGTCGAGCAACGCGGCGACGACATGGTCGCACTACGTCAACGGCCGTAG
- a CDS encoding DEAD/DEAH box helicase: MTPVVRPTFRDLGVAAEIVDALEEDGIAEAFAIQERTLPLALVGKDLIGQARTGMGKTLGFGIPLLDRLFDDAAVSELDGSVRGLVVVPTRELGIQVAGDLAAASRHVTAAGRPFTVTTIYGGVPFEKQIAALDGGTDLVVGTPGRLLDLSRQGHLDLSHVEVLVLDEADEMLDQGFLDDVKKIMAQTAEERQTMLFSATMPGPIVALTREFMNRPVLIRADLDDARATHVTTRQTVFQSHKLDRMSVLARILQTPGRGRTIVFAKTKRQAAIIAGDLAELGFDVGAVHGDMRQKDRENSLNAFREGRVSVMVATDVAARGIDVDDVTHVINYQVPEDDKTYVHRIGRTGRAGRSGVAVTLVGWDEVTRWRAIDETLDLGRNNPPQWFSGSPEFLAEFDLPDDVRDRVGPPRKVQGSASATAPAKRKPRQ, translated from the coding sequence ATGACGCCCGTGGTGCGACCAACGTTCCGGGATCTCGGTGTGGCCGCCGAGATCGTCGATGCGCTCGAGGAAGACGGGATCGCGGAGGCTTTCGCGATCCAGGAGCGCACTCTGCCGCTCGCCCTGGTCGGCAAGGACCTCATCGGGCAGGCGCGCACCGGGATGGGAAAGACCCTGGGATTCGGCATTCCTCTACTCGACAGGCTCTTCGACGATGCCGCGGTCAGCGAGCTCGACGGCTCCGTCCGCGGTCTGGTCGTGGTTCCCACCAGGGAACTGGGCATCCAGGTGGCAGGCGACCTCGCCGCGGCATCCCGGCACGTCACGGCTGCCGGACGTCCCTTCACCGTGACGACCATCTACGGCGGTGTGCCCTTCGAGAAGCAGATCGCCGCGCTGGACGGCGGGACCGACCTCGTCGTCGGCACGCCCGGCCGGTTGCTCGACCTGTCGCGTCAAGGGCACCTCGACCTCTCCCACGTCGAGGTCCTCGTGTTGGACGAGGCCGATGAGATGCTCGATCAGGGATTCCTCGACGATGTCAAGAAGATCATGGCGCAGACCGCCGAAGAGCGGCAGACAATGCTCTTCTCCGCGACAATGCCGGGGCCGATTGTGGCTCTGACCCGGGAGTTCATGAACCGCCCGGTTCTGATCCGTGCAGACCTGGACGACGCCCGCGCTACCCACGTCACCACCCGGCAGACAGTGTTCCAGTCCCACAAGCTCGACCGGATGAGCGTGCTCGCCCGGATCCTGCAGACACCGGGTCGGGGACGCACAATCGTGTTCGCCAAAACCAAACGCCAGGCAGCCATCATCGCCGGGGACCTGGCCGAACTCGGTTTCGACGTCGGCGCCGTCCACGGGGACATGCGGCAGAAGGACCGCGAGAATTCACTGAACGCATTCCGGGAAGGGCGGGTGAGCGTGATGGTGGCCACCGACGTCGCCGCCCGCGGCATCGACGTCGACGACGTCACGCACGTGATCAACTACCAGGTCCCCGAGGACGACAAGACCTATGTGCACCGTATCGGCCGCACGGGACGCGCGGGACGCTCCGGCGTGGCGGTCACCCTGGTCGGGTGGGACGAAGTGACCCGTTGGAGGGCCATCGACGAAACCCTGGACCTCGGCCGGAATAACCCACCACAGTGGTTCTCGGGGTCCCCGGAATTTCTCGCCGAGTTCGACCTTCCCGACGATGTCCGGGACCGTGTCGGGCCGCCACGTAAGGTCCAGGGGTCGGCATCGGCGACAGCACCGGCGAAGAGGAAGCCGCGGCAGTGA
- a CDS encoding DUF3107 domain-containing protein, with product MDIKVGFVDNPRDLVITSADEQDAVVAEVEKFLTSEEAGSASTLTLKDNKGSVFVIVRNQVAYVEVGSSAQRPVGFI from the coding sequence ATGGACATCAAGGTCGGATTCGTCGACAACCCCCGCGATCTCGTCATCACCAGTGCAGATGAGCAGGACGCAGTCGTGGCAGAGGTGGAGAAGTTCCTCACCTCGGAGGAGGCCGGCTCGGCAAGCACCCTGACCCTCAAAGACAACAAGGGGTCGGTGTTCGTCATCGTGCGTAACCAGGTGGCTTACGTGGAGGTCGGTTCCTCGGCACAGCGTCCGGTCGGGTTTATCTGA
- a CDS encoding DUF3152 domain-containing protein, translating into MPRSTGGTAPGATEQTRGAEQFRQRQLRRRRWLSAGGALVFLLTVAVVAELVVAGGKDDTADLSGVSEVSDAGASEDVADEPQDGPVPGDAPDAGGVGELPSGGTVTARGDGDYRGVGSAGMTAGDPDRDDADTYSFVVEVENGLDVSSFGGGDAFAAAVDATLSDPRSWISDGTFAFRHVSVTDRRAPDLRIRLTSPETTREVCGAQIELETSCFVRGPDVEGERRGAAAAGRVVVNAARWVRGATTFEGDLGSYRQYLLNHEVGHGLGFARHQVCPEDGVLAPVMMQQTLSLNNGELEDLEAGAEYGEAGRDATCRPNSWPYPHGRSEGDPVDVRD; encoded by the coding sequence ATGCCCAGATCGACCGGGGGGACAGCCCCTGGTGCCACTGAGCAGACCCGTGGGGCGGAACAGTTCCGGCAGCGTCAGCTACGCCGTCGCCGGTGGCTCAGCGCCGGTGGAGCCCTGGTTTTCCTGCTCACCGTCGCCGTTGTCGCGGAGCTCGTGGTTGCCGGGGGAAAAGACGACACGGCAGACCTCTCGGGCGTCTCGGAGGTGTCGGACGCAGGTGCGTCGGAGGATGTTGCCGACGAACCGCAGGACGGCCCCGTGCCCGGTGACGCGCCGGACGCGGGCGGTGTAGGCGAACTGCCCTCCGGGGGGACAGTGACGGCGCGGGGTGACGGGGACTACCGCGGTGTCGGGTCAGCGGGAATGACCGCCGGCGACCCGGACAGGGATGACGCAGACACCTACAGCTTCGTTGTGGAGGTCGAGAACGGGCTCGACGTCTCCTCATTCGGGGGTGGGGACGCGTTTGCTGCGGCTGTGGACGCGACGCTGTCTGATCCGCGGTCCTGGATCTCAGACGGTACCTTCGCCTTCCGGCATGTCAGCGTCACTGACCGGCGTGCGCCGGACCTGAGGATCCGCCTGACCAGCCCCGAGACGACACGGGAGGTGTGTGGTGCCCAGATTGAGCTGGAGACCAGTTGTTTCGTCCGTGGGCCGGACGTCGAGGGGGAGCGACGGGGGGCAGCGGCAGCCGGACGCGTCGTCGTCAATGCCGCCCGGTGGGTCCGTGGGGCGACGACGTTCGAGGGCGACCTCGGCTCCTACCGGCAGTACCTCCTGAACCATGAGGTCGGCCACGGGCTGGGGTTCGCCCGGCATCAGGTGTGCCCGGAGGACGGCGTTCTTGCACCGGTGATGATGCAGCAGACTCTGAGTCTCAACAACGGCGAACTCGAGGATCTCGAGGCCGGTGCGGAGTACGGGGAGGCAGGACGGGACGCGACATGCCGCCCCAATTCCTGGCCGTACCCGCACGGGCGTAGTGAGGGGGACCCGGTGGACGTCCGGGACTGA
- a CDS encoding TIGR02569 family protein: MIENSTPNASVPAAAPPAAIRAGFQVSQATPVELGGAWGDGWRCDRAVLVPSEDRARATWTAQMMDRVRPAGVSVARPLRSTDGRYAVGGWTARGFLSGHRAPRFDETAASVLRFNEALDQAMQGEGRPPFLDTASRLSGAAVQERVLSETELFAVAESAAWADDPTDLLMPVMDLTVVPRDDVAAAMEKATGLMLLREAVTAPDQLVHGDALGCTVYDGYADPAIVDFVPAWRPTGWSVALLVVDAIAWANAEDGLLDRWSHLQDFDQLLLRAVMFRLFAHAAVPGTLPQAWPGLSRVSDVVAARVGGVRRAMPVDDASADSADGTGADAPLEQGPRGN, translated from the coding sequence ATGATCGAGAACTCCACGCCGAATGCATCTGTTCCCGCGGCCGCTCCACCGGCGGCGATCAGGGCAGGTTTCCAGGTGTCCCAGGCCACACCGGTGGAACTCGGTGGTGCGTGGGGCGACGGGTGGCGTTGTGACCGTGCTGTGCTGGTGCCCTCCGAGGACCGTGCTCGGGCGACCTGGACGGCTCAGATGATGGACCGAGTACGTCCCGCCGGTGTTTCCGTCGCCCGGCCACTGCGGTCGACTGACGGCCGGTACGCCGTCGGCGGGTGGACGGCCCGCGGATTCCTCTCCGGTCACCGTGCTCCCCGGTTCGACGAGACAGCGGCCAGTGTCCTGCGGTTCAACGAGGCGCTTGACCAGGCGATGCAGGGGGAGGGTCGCCCACCGTTCCTGGACACGGCGTCGCGGTTGTCCGGCGCCGCCGTTCAGGAACGGGTCCTGAGCGAGACGGAGCTTTTCGCCGTGGCAGAGTCGGCCGCGTGGGCTGATGACCCTACCGATCTGCTCATGCCGGTCATGGACCTGACCGTCGTCCCGCGGGACGATGTCGCCGCAGCCATGGAGAAAGCCACCGGTCTGATGCTCCTCCGAGAGGCAGTCACTGCCCCGGACCAGCTCGTCCACGGTGATGCACTGGGGTGCACCGTCTATGACGGCTACGCGGATCCGGCGATTGTGGACTTCGTGCCTGCCTGGCGCCCCACGGGATGGTCTGTCGCCCTCCTCGTCGTCGATGCGATCGCCTGGGCGAATGCCGAGGACGGTCTGCTCGACCGATGGTCCCATCTGCAGGACTTCGACCAGCTCCTGCTGCGCGCGGTGATGTTCCGCCTGTTCGCCCATGCTGCGGTGCCGGGAACCCTGCCGCAGGCCTGGCCGGGGCTGTCACGGGTCAGTGACGTGGTCGCGGCCAGGGTCGGCGGAGTGCGCCGGGCGATGCCGGTGGACGATGCCTCTGCAGACTCCGCAGATGGAACGGGTGCTGATGCTCCGCTGGAGCAGGGCCCCCGGGGGAACTGA